The proteins below come from a single Notamacropus eugenii isolate mMacEug1 chromosome 7, mMacEug1.pri_v2, whole genome shotgun sequence genomic window:
- the LOC140513301 gene encoding transmembrane and coiled-coil domain-containing protein 5B-like has protein sequence MMEEISQGSPDDISSQTKEILRLEQAKKNLDNLNLDLEKDMLSLDEANQDLLVQIRKKELQIQSLEKDITKSIGLAWERDEFDHTTYEKEQTLKNLELETAKLEKSNETLAKNVKELQMKLSRKSTENFKEVEKENLKQMEESKVKLQKAITFCEEQEKELAKVISECQSVEQLCKDQAYYIKKYQEILRLMENDREILLLEREVNKAQNVHCQSALTLEKNLFRKRQRQVWLRIAWFVLLMVMLVTRILSFGLLYLHFINPDFVLNNLPKVMSRDALWRLRTFLLPALNPYIEDLLPH, from the exons ATGATGGAAGAAATTAGTCAAGGCTCACCGGATGATAT TAGTTCTCAAACTAAGGAAATTCTGAGGTTGGAGCAGgcaaaaaagaatcttgacaaCCTGAACTTGGATCTTGAAAAGGATATGCTCAGCCTAGATGAGGCAAACCAAGACCTTCTTGTGCAAATCCGAAAGAAAGAACTacagattcaaag TCTAGAAAAAGACATTACCAAGTCAATAGGCCTGGCCTGGGAAAGAGATGAATTTGACCACACAACATATGAGAAGGAACAAACTCTGAAAAACCTGGAATTGGAGACTGCAAAATTG GAAAAGAGTAATGAGACACTGGCTAAGAATGTGAAGGAATTGCAGATGAAG CTTTCCAGGAAATCAACAGAGAATTTCAAAGAAGTTGAAAAAGAGAACCTAAAACAGATGGAGGAATCAAAG gtGAAATTGCAAAAGGCCATCACCTTCTGTGAAGAACAGGAAAAAGAACTGGCTAAG GTAATATCTGAATGCCAGTCTGTGGAACAACTCTGTAAAGATCAGGCTTACTACATAAAG AAATACCAGGAAATCCTGAGGCTGATGGAGAATGATAGAGAGATACTGCTCCTTGAAAGAGAAGT aaATAAAGCCCAGAACGTACACTGTCAGTCTGCTTTGACTCTG GAGAAGAACTTATTTAGAAAAAGGCAAAGACAAGTTTGGCTCAG GATTGCCTGGTTTGTACTCTTGATGGTCATGCTTGTCACCAGGATTCTGAGTTTCGGGCTTttgtatcttcattttataaatccaGATTTTGTCCTGAACAATCTACCCAAGGTTATGAGTAGAGACGCCTTGTGGAGACTGAGGACCTTTCtacttccagctctcaatcccTATATAGAGGACCTTTTGCCTCATTAA